A genomic window from Pseudomonas alcaligenes includes:
- a CDS encoding CaiB/BaiF CoA transferase family protein, with amino-acid sequence MIANKPLAGLKVVELGTLIAGPFASRICAEFGAEVIKVESPDGGDPLRKWRKLYQGTSLWWFVQARNKRCITLNLKHEDGREVLKKLLTEADILIENFRPGVLEKLGLGWDVLHALNPKLVMVRLSGFGQSGPMKDQPGFGAVGESMGGLRYITGFKDRPPVRTGISIGDSIAALWGVIGALMALRQREVNGGSGQVVDVALYEAVFAMMESMVPEFDVFGFVRERTGNIMPGITPSSIHTCADGKHIQIGANGDAIFQRFMRAIGREDLADAPDLADNAGRDARRDELYGVIDRWAASLPLAEVEAVLVRAEVPASRIYSAEDMFADPQFLAREMFLSARLPDGKPFRMPGIVPKLSATPGDVQWTGPALGEHNAQVLGELGYGAEQIAALKAAGTI; translated from the coding sequence ATGATCGCCAACAAACCCCTCGCCGGCCTGAAAGTGGTCGAACTCGGCACCCTGATCGCCGGGCCCTTCGCCTCGCGCATCTGCGCCGAGTTCGGCGCCGAGGTGATCAAGGTCGAGTCGCCTGACGGCGGTGACCCGCTGCGCAAGTGGCGCAAGCTGTACCAGGGCACCTCGCTGTGGTGGTTCGTGCAGGCGCGCAACAAGCGCTGCATCACTCTCAATCTCAAGCACGAGGACGGTCGCGAGGTCCTCAAGAAGCTGCTGACCGAGGCGGACATCCTGATCGAGAACTTCCGCCCCGGCGTGCTGGAGAAGCTCGGCCTGGGCTGGGACGTGCTGCACGCGCTGAACCCCAAGCTGGTGATGGTACGCCTGTCCGGCTTCGGCCAGAGCGGCCCCATGAAGGACCAGCCGGGCTTCGGCGCGGTGGGCGAGTCGATGGGCGGGCTGCGCTACATCACCGGCTTCAAGGACCGTCCGCCGGTGCGCACCGGCATCAGCATCGGCGACTCCATCGCCGCCCTCTGGGGCGTGATCGGCGCCCTGATGGCGCTGCGCCAGCGCGAAGTCAACGGCGGCAGCGGCCAGGTGGTGGACGTGGCGCTCTACGAGGCGGTATTCGCCATGATGGAGTCGATGGTGCCGGAGTTCGACGTATTCGGATTCGTGCGGGAGAGGACCGGCAACATCATGCCCGGCATCACCCCCTCCTCCATCCATACCTGCGCCGACGGCAAGCACATCCAGATCGGCGCCAACGGTGACGCCATCTTCCAGCGCTTCATGCGCGCCATCGGCCGCGAGGATCTGGCCGATGCGCCGGACCTGGCCGACAACGCCGGCCGCGATGCGCGGCGCGACGAGCTGTACGGGGTGATCGACCGCTGGGCCGCCAGCCTGCCGCTCGCCGAAGTCGAGGCCGTGCTGGTGCGCGCGGAAGTGCCGGCCAGCCGCATCTATTCCGCCGAGGACATGTTCGCCGACCCGCAATTCCTCGCCCGCGAGATGTTCCTCTCGGCCAGGCTGCCCGACGGCAAGCCGTTCAGGATGCCGGGCATAGTGCCCAAGCTGTCCGCCACCCCCGGCGACGTGCAGTGGACCGGGCCCGCGCTGGGCGAGCACAACGCCCAGGTACTCGGCGAGCTGGGCTATGGCGCCGAGCAGATCGCCGCGCTGAAGGCGGCGGGAACCATCTGA
- a CDS encoding ornithine cyclodeaminase family protein encodes MTRVIDQTEAERLLARIDVHQAMRTMFASLARGRALQPAQQLVEFPDGGDFINYLGVLADEGVYGIKTSPYIPGPQGATVTAWTLLMSMRSGQPLLLCDAKSLTTARTAATTAVAVEELAPAGVTRLAIIGSGPVARAHLRYVQNLRDWQSIRLYSPGLAAEGAAKHAELRALDPRLQLCASQEEAVADAEVILLCTSAAGPVLDPLSLGRNVLATSISTNAPRAHEVPPQSLAGMDVYCDYRATTPGAAGEMVLAAEGGWSRNLIRGDLAELVVGLAPRPDYGRPVFFRSIGLGLEDMALAHALHQLLEQGQ; translated from the coding sequence ATGACCCGCGTGATCGACCAGACCGAAGCCGAACGCCTGCTCGCCCGTATCGACGTGCACCAGGCCATGCGCACCATGTTCGCCAGCCTGGCCAGGGGCCGCGCGCTGCAGCCGGCGCAACAGCTGGTGGAGTTCCCCGACGGCGGCGACTTCATCAACTACCTGGGCGTGCTGGCCGATGAAGGGGTCTACGGGATCAAGACCTCGCCCTACATCCCCGGCCCGCAGGGCGCCACCGTCACCGCCTGGACCCTGCTGATGTCTATGCGCAGCGGCCAGCCGCTGCTGCTGTGCGATGCCAAGAGCCTGACCACCGCGCGCACCGCCGCCACCACCGCGGTGGCCGTGGAGGAGCTGGCGCCGGCCGGTGTCACGCGCCTGGCAATCATCGGCAGCGGTCCGGTGGCCCGCGCCCACCTGCGCTATGTGCAGAACCTGCGCGACTGGCAGAGCATCCGCCTGTACTCCCCCGGTCTGGCCGCCGAGGGCGCCGCGAAACACGCCGAGCTGCGCGCCCTGGACCCGCGCCTGCAGCTGTGCGCCAGCCAGGAGGAGGCCGTGGCCGACGCCGAGGTCATCCTGCTGTGCACCTCCGCCGCCGGGCCGGTGCTCGATCCGCTGAGCCTCGGCCGCAACGTGCTGGCCACCTCGATCAGCACCAATGCGCCGCGCGCCCACGAGGTGCCGCCACAGAGCCTGGCCGGCATGGACGTGTATTGCGACTACCGCGCCACCACTCCCGGCGCCGCCGGCGAGATGGTGCTGGCGGCGGAAGGCGGCTGGAGCCGCAACCTGATCCGCGGCGACCTGGCCGAACTGGTCGTCGGCCTGGCCCCCAGGCCGGACTATGGCCGCCCGGTGTTCTTCCGTTCCATCGGCCTGGGCCTCGAAGACATGGCCCTGGCCCATGCCCTGCATCAGCTGCTGGAGCAAGGCCAATGA
- a CDS encoding NAD(P)/FAD-dependent oxidoreductase, protein MSDVIDSEFLIVGAGIAGASTGYFLAAHGRTLLLERESQPGYHSTGRSAALYTLAYGTPQVRALTAASRAFFDAPPAGFSEHPLLSPRGEMVVDFSGDAEELQRQYASGKASVPQMRLLSADEACALVPVLRHDKVHGAMLDPSAADIDTDALHQGFLRGIRQQGGEIHCNREVSAIERLADGWQVRCGEQLYRCRVLVNAAGGWCDEIAKLAGVAPIGLTPKRRAAFTFLPPEGLDCHAWPCLVDLHEAFYFKPDAGQLLGSPANADPVAPHDVQPEELDIAMGLYQIEEHTSLTIRRPQHTWAGLRSFVADGDLVGGYAEDAESFFWVAAQGGYGIQTSAAMGEACAALIRHQPLPAHIAAFGLSAAMLSPARLGR, encoded by the coding sequence ATGAGCGACGTGATCGACAGCGAATTCCTGATCGTCGGTGCCGGCATCGCCGGCGCCAGCACCGGCTATTTCCTCGCCGCGCACGGCAGGACCCTGCTGCTGGAGCGCGAAAGCCAACCCGGCTACCACAGCACCGGGCGCTCCGCCGCACTCTATACCCTGGCCTATGGCACGCCGCAGGTGCGCGCCCTGACCGCCGCCAGCCGCGCCTTCTTCGACGCGCCGCCGGCCGGTTTCAGCGAGCACCCGCTGCTCAGCCCGCGCGGCGAGATGGTGGTGGACTTCTCCGGCGACGCCGAGGAACTGCAACGCCAGTACGCAAGCGGCAAGGCCAGCGTGCCGCAGATGCGCCTGCTCAGCGCCGACGAGGCCTGCGCCCTGGTGCCGGTGCTGCGCCACGACAAGGTGCATGGCGCCATGCTCGACCCCAGCGCCGCAGACATCGACACCGATGCCCTGCACCAGGGCTTCCTGCGCGGCATCCGCCAGCAGGGCGGGGAAATCCACTGCAACCGCGAGGTCAGCGCGATCGAGCGGCTCGCGGACGGCTGGCAGGTGCGCTGCGGCGAGCAGCTGTACCGCTGCCGGGTGCTGGTCAACGCCGCCGGAGGCTGGTGCGACGAGATCGCCAAGCTGGCCGGGGTCGCCCCCATCGGTCTCACGCCCAAGCGCCGCGCCGCCTTCACCTTCCTGCCGCCGGAAGGGCTGGACTGCCATGCCTGGCCCTGCCTGGTGGACCTGCACGAAGCCTTCTACTTCAAGCCGGATGCCGGCCAGCTGCTCGGCTCGCCAGCCAACGCCGACCCGGTGGCACCGCACGACGTGCAGCCGGAAGAGCTGGATATCGCCATGGGCCTGTACCAGATCGAGGAGCATACCAGCCTGACCATCCGCCGCCCGCAGCACACCTGGGCCGGCCTGCGCAGCTTCGTCGCCGACGGCGATCTGGTCGGCGGCTATGCCGAGGATGCCGAAAGCTTCTTCTGGGTGGCCGCCCAGGGCGGCTACGGCATCCAGACCAGCGCGGCGATGGGCGAGGCCTGCGCCGCGCTGATCCGCCATCAGCCGCTGCCGGCGCATATCGCCGCCTTCGGCCTCAGCGCGGCGATGCTCTCGCCGGCCCGCCTGGGTCGATAG
- a CDS encoding transcriptional regulator, translating into MTPRPAADLDNFRAIADAIATLFFPHVEVVLHDLRTQKIDHIANNLSKRAVGDDAALEDLLEHTPDERNIGPYEKLNWDGRKIRSVSTVLRDARGTPVAVLCLNFNISMLESAKQALDLFLSASRVIPQPDALFRDDWQERINSFLHAWLQQRQLGLNLLTREHKRELVEALHAEGAFKGKSAANYIANVLNMGRATVYKHLKEIKGEA; encoded by the coding sequence ATGACGCCCCGCCCCGCCGCCGACCTCGACAACTTCCGCGCCATCGCCGACGCCATCGCCACCCTGTTCTTCCCCCATGTCGAGGTGGTGTTGCACGACCTGCGCACGCAGAAGATCGACCACATCGCCAACAACCTGTCCAAGCGCGCGGTGGGCGACGACGCGGCGCTGGAGGACCTGCTGGAGCACACCCCGGACGAGCGCAACATCGGCCCCTACGAGAAGCTCAACTGGGACGGCCGGAAGATCCGCTCGGTCAGCACCGTGCTGCGCGATGCCCGGGGCACGCCGGTGGCCGTGCTGTGCCTGAACTTCAACATCTCCATGCTGGAGAGCGCCAAGCAGGCGCTGGACCTGTTCCTCTCCGCCAGCCGGGTGATACCCCAGCCCGATGCGCTGTTCCGCGACGACTGGCAGGAGCGCATCAACAGCTTCCTGCACGCCTGGCTGCAGCAGCGCCAGCTCGGCCTCAACCTGCTCACCCGCGAGCACAAGCGCGAACTGGTCGAGGCCCTGCACGCCGAAGGCGCGTTCAAGGGCAAGAGCGCCGCCAACTACATCGCCAACGTGCTCAACATGGGCCGCGCCACGGTGTACAAGCATCTCAAGGAGATCAAGGGCGAGGCCTGA
- a CDS encoding winged helix-turn-helix transcriptional regulator encodes MERLTFEDRNCSIARSLDVLGDWWNVLIVLECMWGSSKFDEFQRNQGISKGILSKRLKLLQEHGILSKRAVQGGTEYKLTEKGRSLHVIVVAILQWGDRWNPLPEGAPVVPVNRNSGAPVAPLELLDAEGQPVGMRNLGLLPGPGANANTRRRLEELARRRQASEQVG; translated from the coding sequence GTGGAAAGGCTCACGTTCGAGGATCGGAATTGCTCCATCGCTCGCTCGCTGGATGTGCTGGGGGACTGGTGGAACGTGCTGATCGTGCTGGAGTGCATGTGGGGCTCCAGCAAGTTCGACGAGTTTCAACGCAATCAGGGGATATCCAAGGGCATCCTGTCCAAGCGCCTGAAGCTGCTGCAGGAGCACGGCATCCTCAGCAAGCGCGCGGTGCAGGGCGGCACCGAGTACAAGCTGACCGAGAAGGGGCGGTCACTGCATGTGATAGTGGTAGCCATCCTGCAGTGGGGCGACCGCTGGAATCCCCTTCCGGAGGGGGCGCCTGTGGTGCCGGTCAACCGCAACAGCGGCGCTCCGGTGGCGCCCTTGGAGCTGCTCGATGCCGAGGGGCAGCCGGTGGGCATGCGCAACCTGGGATTGCTGCCTGGTCCCGGCGCCAACGCCAATACCCGCCGGCGCCTGGAAGAACTGGCGCGGCGGCGGCAAGCCAGCGAGCAGGTGGGCTGA
- a CDS encoding DUF1329 domain-containing protein has protein sequence MTRLPLFLVLGLALQATAQATPTTPLGAELAGNADGSIPAWQGGYRKSLAAANIASGFVDPFAADPIEFTIDHSNYTQYQQYLSPGQIEQLRRNQNGYRLNVYPTRRTAAVPEAVYQAADRNRESARLTPDGNGVTNYQGYYPFPAPKNGLEALWNHFMRYRGGSLFRSQTQVITQASGSFSEVQIEERAVWPENLNGFDPATDANVMIYAKQEVVAPARLAGNMLLVHETVDQYQQPRLAWLYNAGQRRVRRAPQVAYDGPGTAADGLRTSDNVDMYSGSPDRYEWKLEGKQELYIPYNNHRLTDQNLDSERLIQKGHLNPELLRYEKHRVWKVVGTLREGQRHVYAKRVFYIDEDTWQIALAEHYDSRGSLWRFAEGFHVQYYYADTPWYAAEAIYDFNSSRYLVMGLLYNSGNPVSFGFKAAKAEFLPAALRSAGIK, from the coding sequence ATGACCAGACTGCCTCTGTTCCTCGTCCTCGGCCTCGCCCTGCAAGCCACCGCCCAGGCGACGCCCACCACACCGCTGGGCGCCGAACTGGCCGGCAACGCCGACGGTTCCATCCCCGCCTGGCAGGGCGGCTACCGCAAGTCCCTGGCGGCGGCCAACATCGCCAGCGGCTTCGTCGACCCCTTTGCCGCTGATCCCATCGAATTCACCATCGATCACAGCAACTACACGCAGTATCAGCAGTACCTCAGCCCCGGGCAGATCGAGCAGCTGCGCCGCAACCAGAACGGCTACCGCCTCAACGTCTATCCGACGCGCCGTACCGCCGCCGTACCCGAGGCCGTATACCAGGCCGCCGACCGCAACCGCGAAAGCGCGCGCCTGACGCCCGATGGCAACGGCGTGACCAACTACCAGGGCTACTACCCCTTCCCGGCGCCGAAGAACGGCCTCGAGGCGCTGTGGAACCACTTCATGCGCTACCGCGGTGGCAGCCTGTTCCGCTCACAGACCCAGGTCATCACCCAGGCCAGCGGCTCGTTCAGCGAAGTGCAGATCGAAGAGCGCGCAGTATGGCCGGAAAACCTCAATGGTTTCGACCCGGCAACCGACGCCAACGTGATGATCTACGCCAAGCAGGAAGTCGTGGCCCCGGCGCGCCTGGCCGGCAACATGCTGCTGGTCCACGAGACCGTCGACCAGTACCAGCAGCCGCGCCTGGCCTGGCTCTACAACGCCGGCCAGCGCCGCGTGCGCCGCGCCCCCCAGGTCGCCTACGACGGCCCCGGCACGGCGGCGGACGGGCTGCGCACCTCGGACAACGTCGACATGTACTCGGGTTCGCCCGACCGCTACGAGTGGAAGCTGGAGGGCAAGCAGGAACTCTACATCCCCTACAACAACCATCGCCTGACCGACCAGAATCTCGACTCCGAACGCCTGATCCAGAAGGGCCATCTCAACCCGGAGCTGCTGCGCTACGAGAAGCACCGGGTGTGGAAGGTGGTCGGCACCCTGCGCGAGGGCCAGCGCCATGTCTATGCCAAGCGGGTCTTCTACATCGACGAGGACACCTGGCAGATCGCCCTGGCCGAGCACTACGACAGCCGCGGTTCGCTGTGGCGCTTCGCCGAGGGCTTCCACGTGCAGTACTACTATGCCGACACGCCCTGGTACGCCGCCGAGGCCATCTATGATTTCAACAGCTCCCGCTACCTGGTGATGGGCCTGCTGTACAACTCCGGCAACCCGGTGTCCTTCGGCTTCAAGGCGGCCAAGGCCGAGTTCCTGCCGGCGGCCCTGAGAAGCGCCGGCATCAAGTGA
- a CDS encoding cupin domain-containing protein, with protein MHKVNLLDELARIDEHWSQRIIGEANGQLLKLAKGVGETRWHKHDDQDELFMVCYGCLTIQLRDSAIDLRPGELFVVPRGVEHCPRADEETGFLIAGLNITSTAAGGKPNL; from the coding sequence ATGCACAAGGTCAACCTGCTGGACGAACTGGCACGCATCGACGAACACTGGTCGCAACGCATCATCGGCGAGGCCAATGGGCAACTGCTCAAGCTGGCCAAGGGCGTCGGCGAGACCCGCTGGCACAAGCACGACGACCAGGATGAGCTGTTCATGGTCTGCTATGGCTGCCTGACCATCCAGCTGCGCGACAGTGCGATCGACTTACGGCCCGGCGAGCTGTTCGTGGTGCCCAGGGGGGTCGAGCACTGCCCGCGGGCCGACGAGGAGACCGGCTTTCTCATCGCCGGCCTCAACATCACCTCGACCGCCGCCGGCGGCAAGCCCAACCTGTGA
- a CDS encoding amino acid ABC transporter substrate-binding protein has product MILRTIAVLGLACSLALPVAAQTLERVHASNVLTLGYVDRLQPFSSGPVERPAGYVVELCQRIAERIKREQSLPHLRLVYSQVARDEALAALQEGRIDLLCSPLVANLERRRSFSFSLPIYPSGRGVAVRGDAPPALLRALEGKVERTAPQWRATINRGLARGSFAVIVGSTTEQWVRQQLRLLGVVSEVLPVQSFAEGTALLEAGKADAFFGDRVVLQQLVASSQAENRPRVLERIFEMEPVALALPRGDEDLRLLVDSELSLIYRSGEIEPLYRQYFGEPGEQVRLLFKAYALP; this is encoded by the coding sequence ATGATCCTACGTACGATCGCAGTTCTGGGCCTGGCCTGCAGCCTGGCATTGCCGGTGGCGGCGCAGACCTTGGAGCGGGTGCATGCCAGCAATGTTCTGACCCTGGGCTACGTCGACCGACTGCAGCCGTTCTCTTCCGGTCCGGTCGAGCGGCCGGCCGGCTACGTCGTCGAGCTGTGCCAGCGCATCGCCGAGCGCATCAAGCGCGAACAGTCCCTGCCGCATTTGCGCCTTGTCTATAGCCAGGTCGCCCGCGACGAGGCGCTGGCGGCACTGCAGGAAGGCCGGATAGATCTACTGTGCAGCCCGCTGGTGGCCAACCTGGAGCGTCGCCGCAGTTTCAGCTTCTCGTTGCCGATCTATCCCTCCGGGCGTGGCGTAGCGGTGCGCGGTGATGCACCACCGGCTCTGTTACGAGCATTGGAGGGCAAGGTGGAACGCACCGCGCCACAATGGCGCGCCACCATCAATCGCGGCCTGGCCCGCGGCAGCTTCGCGGTGATCGTCGGTAGCACCACCGAGCAGTGGGTGCGCCAGCAGTTGCGTCTGCTGGGGGTGGTGTCCGAAGTGTTGCCGGTGCAGAGCTTCGCCGAGGGGACCGCCCTCCTGGAGGCCGGCAAGGCCGATGCCTTCTTCGGCGACCGTGTGGTACTGCAGCAGCTGGTCGCCTCCAGCCAGGCGGAGAATCGGCCACGGGTGCTGGAGCGGATCTTCGAGATGGAGCCGGTGGCCCTGGCCCTGCCGCGCGGCGACGAGGACCTGCGCCTGCTGGTCGACAGCGAGCTGAGCCTGATCTACCGCAGTGGCGAGATCGAGCCCCTGTACCGCCAGTACTTCGGCGAGCCGGGCGAGCAGGTGCGCCTGCTGTTCAAGGCCTACGCGTTGCCCTGA
- the potE gene encoding putrescine-ornithine antiporter: protein MATAGKKMGLTGLTTLVAVNMMGSGIIMLPSSMAQLGAVSLLSWVITAIGSMAIAYCFAQCGIYCTRPGGMSAYTEEAHGKSAFFLCSYLYFLSLAIGNVAIAISAVGYMTPFLPWLGSGAIPLFVGTVGLIWLTTLANFGGPKVTGQIGSITVWGVIIPVAGLSLIGWFWFDAEVLRQAWNPNGIATSEAIAQSIPLTLWAFLGMESAAQNSDAVENPQRNVPLACLLGTLGAAVIYVASTTVIMGIVPNAELASSSAPFAFVYAQMFNGWVGDIIMALAVMACVGSLLGWQFTLAQTAKVTAEQQMFPRLFARVTLLGAPILGLIANAALQTGMAVSTISPNASEQFGKLVNLAAVTNIIPYITALSALLIIMQKAGVARGVQYRNGAALAVAMAYSFYALYASGTEAVFGGMLVTAVGYLLFGYIADRFLDERSGQAAAGRGR from the coding sequence ATGGCCACGGCCGGCAAGAAAATGGGGCTCACCGGGCTGACCACCCTGGTGGCGGTGAACATGATGGGCTCGGGCATCATCATGCTGCCGTCGAGCATGGCCCAGCTGGGGGCGGTGTCGCTGCTGTCCTGGGTAATCACGGCCATCGGCTCGATGGCCATCGCCTACTGCTTCGCCCAGTGCGGCATCTACTGCACGCGGCCGGGCGGCATGTCGGCCTACACCGAGGAGGCGCACGGCAAGTCGGCGTTCTTCCTCTGTTCCTACCTGTACTTCCTGTCGCTGGCCATCGGCAACGTGGCCATCGCCATCTCCGCGGTGGGCTACATGACGCCCTTCCTGCCCTGGCTGGGTAGTGGCGCCATCCCGTTGTTCGTCGGTACGGTCGGGCTGATCTGGCTGACTACCCTGGCTAACTTCGGTGGGCCGAAAGTCACCGGCCAGATTGGTTCCATCACCGTCTGGGGGGTGATCATCCCGGTGGCTGGACTGTCGCTGATCGGCTGGTTCTGGTTCGATGCCGAGGTGCTGCGCCAGGCCTGGAATCCCAACGGCATCGCCACCAGCGAGGCCATCGCGCAGAGCATCCCGCTGACCCTCTGGGCCTTCCTCGGCATGGAGTCGGCGGCGCAGAATTCCGACGCGGTGGAGAACCCGCAGCGCAACGTGCCGCTGGCCTGCCTGCTCGGCACCCTGGGTGCGGCGGTGATCTATGTGGCCTCCACCACGGTGATCATGGGCATAGTGCCCAACGCCGAACTGGCCAGCTCCAGCGCGCCCTTCGCCTTCGTCTATGCGCAGATGTTCAACGGCTGGGTCGGCGACATCATCATGGCCCTGGCGGTGATGGCCTGCGTCGGGTCCCTGCTGGGCTGGCAGTTCACCCTGGCGCAGACCGCCAAGGTCACCGCCGAGCAGCAGATGTTCCCGCGCCTCTTCGCCCGTGTGACCCTGCTCGGCGCGCCCATCCTCGGGCTGATCGCCAACGCTGCGCTGCAGACCGGCATGGCGGTATCGACCATCTCGCCGAACGCCTCCGAGCAGTTCGGCAAACTGGTCAACCTGGCGGCGGTGACCAACATCATTCCCTACATCACCGCGCTGTCGGCATTGCTGATCATCATGCAGAAGGCCGGGGTGGCGCGCGGCGTGCAGTACCGCAACGGCGCGGCGCTGGCAGTGGCCATGGCCTACAGCTTCTATGCGTTGTATGCCTCGGGCACCGAGGCGGTGTTCGGCGGCATGCTGGTCACGGCGGTGGGCTACCTGCTGTTCGGCTACATCGCCGACCGTTTCCTGGATGAGCGATCCGGCCAGGCTGCCGCAGGGAGGGGGCGCTGA
- a CDS encoding antibiotic biosynthesis monooxygenase: protein MLAVIFEVQPAAGRRDTYLGLAAELREQLQGIDGFLSIERFESLSQPGKLLSLSFWRDEAAVRQWRNSEEHRQAQMAGRDGVFADYRLRVAEVLRDYGLQAREQAPADSQTAHGG, encoded by the coding sequence ATGCTCGCGGTGATCTTCGAAGTGCAACCGGCAGCGGGCCGGCGCGACACCTACCTGGGCCTGGCCGCCGAGCTGCGCGAGCAGCTGCAGGGCATCGACGGCTTCCTCTCCATCGAGCGCTTCGAGAGCCTCAGTCAGCCGGGCAAGCTGCTGTCGCTGTCGTTCTGGCGCGACGAGGCGGCGGTGCGCCAGTGGCGCAACAGCGAGGAGCATCGCCAGGCGCAGATGGCCGGGCGTGACGGGGTGTTCGCCGATTACCGCCTGCGTGTCGCCGAGGTGTTGCGCGACTATGGCCTGCAGGCGCGCGAGCAGGCACCGGCGGACTCGCAGACGGCTCATGGGGGCTGA
- a CDS encoding NIPSNAP family protein has protein sequence MTITCFIRYQIDPFQREAFREYAENWGRIIPRCGGQLLGYFLPHEGSNDIAWGLIAFPSLAAYEAYRTRLKGDAEGRANFALAQEKRFILREERSFLEVVEGTQPCSR, from the coding sequence ATGACCATCACCTGCTTCATCCGTTACCAGATCGACCCGTTCCAGCGCGAGGCCTTCCGCGAGTACGCGGAGAACTGGGGGCGCATCATCCCGCGCTGCGGCGGCCAGCTGCTCGGCTACTTCCTGCCCCACGAGGGCAGCAACGATATCGCCTGGGGGCTGATCGCCTTTCCCAGCCTGGCCGCCTACGAGGCCTACCGCACCCGCCTGAAGGGCGATGCCGAGGGGCGCGCCAACTTCGCCCTGGCCCAGGAGAAACGCTTCATCCTGCGCGAGGAGCGCAGCTTCCTCGAAGTGGTGGAGGGCACGCAGCCATGCTCGCGGTGA
- a CDS encoding ArsR/SmtB family transcription factor, translating into MKDGPNIARIASLIGDHARAEVLTALMADRALTATELAQIAGVSKPTMSAHLAKLLEAGLVSAVAQGRHRYFRLADADVAHLLEALMGVAFRAGAVRVRSSPREPALRKARVCYDHLAGELGVKAYESLLQRGCIEEHGEQLRLTETGKSWFAALQIDVEAAAGRRQLCRPCLDWSERRHHLGGALGAQLLQRLVELGWARRDPASRVIAFSPRGERELERLLQG; encoded by the coding sequence ATGAAAGACGGACCCAACATCGCCCGCATCGCCTCACTGATCGGCGACCACGCCCGCGCCGAAGTGCTCACTGCGCTGATGGCCGACCGCGCGCTGACCGCCACCGAGCTGGCGCAGATCGCCGGGGTGAGCAAGCCGACCATGAGCGCGCACCTGGCCAAGCTGCTCGAGGCCGGCCTAGTCAGCGCCGTGGCTCAGGGCCGCCATCGCTATTTCCGCCTGGCCGACGCCGACGTGGCCCACCTGCTTGAGGCGCTGATGGGCGTGGCCTTCCGCGCCGGCGCCGTGCGCGTGCGCTCCAGCCCGCGCGAGCCGGCGCTGCGCAAGGCACGGGTGTGCTACGACCACCTGGCCGGAGAGCTGGGCGTGAAGGCCTATGAGAGCCTGCTGCAGCGCGGCTGCATCGAGGAACACGGCGAACAGCTGCGCCTGACCGAGACCGGCAAGAGCTGGTTCGCCGCGCTGCAGATCGACGTGGAGGCCGCCGCCGGGCGACGTCAGCTGTGCCGTCCCTGCCTGGACTGGAGCGAGCGGCGCCACCACCTGGGCGGCGCGCTCGGCGCGCAATTGCTGCAGCGCCTAGTGGAACTGGGCTGGGCCAGGCGCGATCCGGCCTCGCGGGTGATCGCCTTCAGCCCGCGGGGTGAGCGCGAGCTGGAGCGCCTGTTGCAGGGCTGA
- a CDS encoding ABC transporter substrate-binding protein has product MKKLALLGGLALSLLASSLFAADKPLRLGIEAAYPPFAFKQADGSIAGFDVDIGVALCAEMKVECQWVEQEFDGLIPSLKVKKVDAVLSSMTITDERRKSVDFTGKYYYSPARLTMKEGTVVSDDFSSLSGKRIAVQRATTTDRFATEVLAPKGVEVVRYSSQNEIYLDMVSGRVDGTLADAIPVDEGFLKTAQGQGFAFVGPAFTDPAYFGEGAGIAVRKGDKALLDKLNAAIAGIRASGEYQKIQSKYFSFDIYGD; this is encoded by the coding sequence ATGAAGAAACTCGCACTGCTGGGCGGCCTCGCCCTGAGCCTGCTGGCCTCCAGCCTGTTCGCCGCCGACAAGCCCCTGCGCCTGGGCATCGAAGCCGCCTATCCGCCCTTCGCCTTCAAGCAGGCCGACGGCTCCATCGCCGGTTTCGACGTCGACATCGGCGTGGCCCTGTGCGCCGAGATGAAGGTCGAGTGCCAGTGGGTCGAGCAGGAATTCGACGGCCTGATCCCCTCGCTCAAGGTGAAGAAGGTCGACGCCGTGCTGTCGTCCATGACCATCACCGACGAGCGCCGCAAGTCGGTGGATTTCACCGGCAAGTACTACTACAGCCCGGCACGCCTGACCATGAAGGAAGGCACCGTGGTCAGCGACGATTTCTCCAGCCTGTCCGGCAAGCGCATCGCCGTGCAGCGCGCCACCACCACCGACCGCTTCGCCACCGAGGTGCTGGCGCCCAAGGGCGTGGAAGTGGTGCGCTACAGCTCGCAGAACGAGATCTACCTGGACATGGTCTCCGGTCGCGTCGACGGCACCCTGGCCGACGCCATCCCGGTGGACGAAGGCTTCCTCAAGACCGCGCAGGGCCAGGGCTTCGCCTTCGTCGGCCCGGCCTTCACCGATCCGGCCTACTTCGGCGAGGGTGCCGGCATCGCCGTGCGCAAGGGCGACAAGGCCCTGCTGGACAAGCTCAACGCCGCCATCGCCGGCATTCGCGCCAGCGGCGAGTACCAGAAGATCCAGAGCAAGTACTTCAGCTTCGATATCTACGGCGACTGA